Proteins found in one Roseovarius pelagicus genomic segment:
- the lipA gene encoding lipoyl synthase: MRDLKIPEQRHPEKARRPDNPQPKKPSWIRVKAPSGQGYADTRNIMREHKLVTVCEEAGCPNVGECWSQGHATMMIMGEVCTRACSFCNIATGKPPEDLDAFEPGRVADAVQKLGLNHVVVTSVDRDDIEDGGAEHFAQTIRAIRHRSPKTTIEILTPDFLHCAPEVVEVVVAAKPDVFNHNLETVPGLYPEVRAGARYFHSLRLLQRVKELDPTIFTKSGIMAGLGEDRQAVHQVMDDMRAADVDFLTIGQYLQPTPKHHAIDRFVTPEEFAAYEKAAYGKGFLMVSATPLTRSSYHAGDDFARLRDARMAKLARG, translated from the coding sequence GTGCGTGACCTCAAGATACCCGAACAGCGGCACCCCGAAAAAGCCCGTCGCCCGGACAATCCTCAACCGAAAAAGCCCAGCTGGATCAGGGTCAAGGCCCCGTCTGGTCAGGGCTACGCCGACACCCGCAACATCATGCGTGAGCACAAGCTCGTTACCGTCTGCGAAGAGGCCGGATGCCCCAACGTCGGCGAATGCTGGAGCCAAGGCCACGCCACCATGATGATCATGGGCGAGGTTTGCACCCGGGCCTGTAGTTTCTGCAACATCGCCACCGGCAAACCACCAGAGGATCTGGATGCGTTCGAGCCGGGCAGGGTGGCCGACGCGGTACAGAAACTGGGCCTCAACCACGTGGTTGTCACCTCGGTTGATCGCGACGATATCGAGGACGGCGGAGCCGAACACTTTGCCCAGACGATCCGCGCGATTCGTCACCGCAGCCCAAAGACGACCATCGAAATCCTGACGCCGGATTTCCTGCATTGCGCGCCCGAAGTTGTCGAAGTGGTCGTGGCCGCAAAACCGGATGTATTCAATCATAACCTTGAAACTGTGCCCGGCCTTTATCCAGAAGTACGCGCAGGCGCGCGTTATTTCCACAGTCTGCGCTTGTTGCAACGGGTCAAGGAACTGGATCCTACGATCTTTACCAAATCCGGTATCATGGCGGGATTGGGCGAAGATCGCCAAGCAGTGCATCAAGTCATGGATGACATGCGCGCGGCCGACGTCGATTTCCTGACCATTGGCCAATATCTGCAACCCACGCCCAAGCACCACGCGATTGACCGTTTCGTGACGCCCGAAGAATTCGCCGCCTATGAAAAGGCCGCCTATGGCAAAGGCTTCCTGATGGTATCAGCCACGCCACTGACGCGGTCATCCTACCACGCGGGCGACGATTTCGCGCGCCTGCGCGACGCGCGGATGGCCAAGCTGGCCCGAGGGTAA
- a CDS encoding L,D-transpeptidase family protein → MFFTASYSIQRWLMTGLAAVLLAVFALPAPVTAQVTAFKQSVAEAAARDEALSAFYRANDYTGIWTGQDSKDRQRRQALLQAIEESSVHGLPASRYDAANLMTMMKSARTPRDLGRVEVELSRTFLRLARDLQTGMLIPSDVDSGIVRAVPYRDPTSYLTNFTKSSPRGFFRALPPTSGEYARLLKEKTRLERQLGAGGWGPKVPANALKPGSSGNAVVALRNRLTLMGFLARSSSSTYDVKIEQAVQRFQAAHGLEADGTAGASTIKEINETVETRLASIMVAMERERWLNMPRGKRHVLVNLTDFSARIIDDDKVTFKTRAVVGKNTGDRRSPEFSDEMEYLEINPTWNVPRSIAVKEYLPQMQRNPGAAGHLKLYNARGQQVSRANINFGAYNARNFPFDLKQPPSSRNALGLVKFMFPNKHNIYLHDTPSKSLFQRNVRAFSHGCIRLQDPFDFAYAILAKQEADPKTFFHSILDTRQQTQVKLKKKVPVHIIYRTAFTQAKGPTQYRDDVYGRDARIWSALQKAGVSLRAFQG, encoded by the coding sequence ATGTTTTTCACGGCTTCATATTCCATTCAACGCTGGCTGATGACGGGTCTCGCCGCCGTCTTGCTGGCTGTGTTTGCGTTGCCCGCGCCTGTCACGGCGCAAGTAACGGCGTTCAAGCAATCCGTTGCCGAAGCGGCGGCGCGCGATGAAGCATTGTCAGCATTCTACCGGGCCAATGATTACACGGGCATCTGGACGGGGCAGGATAGCAAGGACCGCCAGCGGCGTCAGGCGCTTTTGCAGGCGATCGAGGAATCCAGCGTTCATGGCCTGCCGGCGTCACGATATGATGCGGCCAATCTGATGACGATGATGAAATCGGCCCGCACCCCGCGTGATCTGGGCCGCGTCGAGGTCGAGTTGAGCCGCACATTCCTGCGGCTGGCACGCGACTTGCAAACCGGCATGCTGATTCCATCCGACGTGGACAGCGGAATCGTGCGGGCGGTGCCGTATCGCGATCCCACGTCCTATCTGACCAATTTCACCAAAAGTAGCCCGCGGGGGTTTTTCCGCGCTCTGCCGCCGACATCCGGCGAATACGCCCGCCTACTGAAGGAAAAGACCCGGCTGGAGCGCCAGTTAGGCGCTGGTGGCTGGGGTCCCAAGGTGCCTGCCAACGCGCTCAAACCCGGATCCTCGGGCAATGCCGTCGTGGCCCTGCGGAACCGGCTGACGCTGATGGGCTTTCTGGCGCGCTCGTCCTCCAGCACCTATGACGTAAAGATCGAACAGGCCGTTCAGCGGTTTCAGGCCGCCCACGGGCTGGAGGCCGACGGCACCGCCGGGGCATCCACGATCAAGGAAATCAACGAAACGGTCGAGACGCGGCTGGCCTCGATCATGGTCGCAATGGAACGCGAGCGCTGGCTGAACATGCCACGCGGCAAACGGCACGTGCTGGTCAACCTGACCGATTTCAGCGCCCGTATCATTGACGACGACAAGGTAACATTCAAAACCCGCGCCGTGGTTGGCAAAAATACCGGCGATCGCCGGTCGCCCGAATTCTCGGACGAGATGGAATATCTCGAGATCAATCCGACCTGGAATGTGCCACGCTCGATTGCGGTCAAGGAATACCTGCCGCAGATGCAGCGCAATCCCGGAGCGGCAGGCCACCTCAAGCTCTATAATGCACGCGGACAGCAGGTCAGCCGGGCAAACATCAACTTCGGCGCTTACAACGCGCGTAATTTCCCCTTTGACCTGAAACAGCCGCCATCGTCGCGCAACGCGCTGGGGCTGGTCAAGTTCATGTTCCCGAACAAGCATAACATCTACCTGCACGACACCCCATCCAAGAGCCTGTTCCAACGCAACGTCCGGGCCTTCAGCCACGGTTGCATCCGTTTGCAGGATCCCTTCGACTTTGCCTATGCGATCCTGGCCAAGCAGGAAGCGGACCCAAAGACGTTCTTCCACTCGATTTTGGATACGCGGCAGCAAACCCAAGTAAAGCTGAAAAAGAAAGTCCCGGTGCATATCATATATCGGACGGCATTCACGCAAGCCAAAGGCCCGACGCAATACCGCGATGACGTTTATGGACGCGATGCACGGATTTGGTCCGCTCTGCAAAAGGCAGGGGTTTCACTGCGCGCCTTTCAGGGCTAA
- a CDS encoding DUF6477 family protein produces the protein MNEIMHTLATLRRPRILIRAARIGAADYRREAHLRRYLGQGRLPRSDAALSDLVEMEAALENQRREDNAGYSASRHVDILIAMMGEARMLRAITPQPVT, from the coding sequence ATGAATGAGATTATGCACACCCTCGCCACGTTGCGCCGGCCCCGCATCCTGATCCGCGCCGCCCGTATCGGGGCCGCAGATTATCGTCGCGAGGCGCATCTAAGGCGGTATCTGGGACAGGGCCGCCTGCCGCGCAGCGACGCCGCCCTGAGCGATCTGGTCGAAATGGAAGCGGCGCTGGAAAACCAGCGCCGCGAAGATAACGCGGGCTATTCGGCCTCGCGCCATGTCGATATTCTGATTGCGATGATGGGTGAGGCGCGCATGCTGCGCGCCATCACCCCACAGCCCGT
- a CDS encoding DUF6456 domain-containing protein has protein sequence MTKIAKDLGQVSEARLKTESQRILRRLCETGAVLAVASQMDKAVVVRDGATGEATRTAVVDREIAEAMALKGWIVCEQPGRIARYTITRKGRAAVGQMLAAGENHASGFADAKVTFVGRDASTPLTSDPEEARGRIRYGIAESPLVALSRRRDRDGERFVSEDLVSAGERLREDFELSQMGADAAQDWDRFLTCTDIDGAAEPAQTSGAIAARRRVQGALRDLGPGLGDIALRCCCQLEGLESAEKRMGWSARSGKIVLRIALQRLKRHYAMLGDAGGMIG, from the coding sequence ATGACGAAAATTGCCAAAGATCTGGGTCAAGTTTCAGAAGCCCGGTTAAAGACCGAAAGCCAGCGCATCCTGCGACGACTATGTGAAACCGGTGCGGTTCTGGCTGTTGCGTCGCAAATGGATAAGGCGGTCGTCGTGCGTGACGGTGCAACCGGCGAGGCCACGCGCACCGCAGTGGTTGACCGGGAAATTGCCGAGGCAATGGCGCTCAAAGGATGGATCGTGTGCGAGCAACCGGGCCGGATCGCACGTTACACCATAACGCGCAAAGGGCGCGCGGCCGTCGGTCAGATGCTTGCCGCTGGTGAAAACCATGCGTCAGGATTTGCCGACGCGAAAGTAACATTTGTCGGACGAGATGCGTCAACACCACTGACCTCTGACCCGGAAGAGGCGCGTGGCAGGATCAGGTACGGCATTGCTGAATCTCCGCTCGTGGCACTGTCGCGCCGACGCGACCGAGACGGGGAACGCTTTGTCTCAGAGGATCTGGTCAGCGCGGGCGAACGGCTGCGCGAGGATTTCGAACTGTCCCAGATGGGTGCGGACGCCGCGCAGGATTGGGATCGGTTCCTGACGTGTACCGACATCGACGGCGCTGCGGAGCCCGCACAAACCAGCGGAGCCATCGCAGCGCGTCGCAGGGTTCAGGGCGCTCTGCGTGATCTGGGCCCCGGTCTGGGGGATATCGCCCTGCGGTGTTGTTGCCAGCTTGAAGGGCTGGAAAGCGCGGAAAAACGCATGGGGTGGTCTGCACGATCGGGCAAGATCGTGCTGCGTATAGCGCTGCAAAGGCTCAAGCGGCACTACGCCATGCTGGGCGATGCGGGCGGCATGATCGGGTAG
- a CDS encoding YcbK family protein: MTFDNSGHVTRRALLGAFAATTLVAAPTFSNAAGFLKGAGDIRRLRMVSTRTGEKIDTIYWIEGQYIKDAVKEISIFMRDWRLDEVKNIDTRTIDIMAASHNLVDTSEPYTLLSGYRNPNTNAMLRRRSSNVARNSRHMAGQAADLRLKSRSVGQLTKAAVACHSGGVGRYSRANFVHMDCGPTRTWGG, encoded by the coding sequence ATGACTTTTGACAATTCGGGACACGTGACGCGACGCGCGTTGCTGGGTGCTTTTGCGGCGACAACGCTTGTGGCAGCCCCCACATTCTCCAACGCAGCTGGTTTTCTCAAGGGTGCCGGCGATATTCGCAGACTTAGGATGGTTTCGACCCGTACGGGCGAAAAAATCGACACGATCTACTGGATTGAAGGCCAGTATATCAAAGATGCGGTGAAAGAGATTTCGATCTTTATGCGCGACTGGCGGCTGGACGAAGTCAAAAACATCGACACCCGCACCATCGACATCATGGCCGCGAGCCATAATCTGGTCGATACGAGTGAACCCTACACCCTGCTTTCAGGCTATCGTAACCCCAACACCAACGCCATGCTGCGCCGCCGGTCCAGCAATGTCGCGCGCAACTCGCGCCACATGGCAGGCCAAGCCGCTGATCTGCGCCTGAAGTCGCGATCGGTCGGACAATTGACCAAAGCAGCCGTTGCCTGTCACAGCGGCGGCGTCGGGAGATATTCCCGCGCCAATTTTGTCCACATGGATTGCGGTCCCACCCGCACATGGGGCGGCTGA
- the katG gene encoding catalase/peroxidase HPI has protein sequence MDGDIKCPFAMQKPVTNRDWWPEQLNLKVLHQHGRTPDPLGDDFNYAEAFKTLDLDAVKQDLFALMTDSQDWWPADYGHYGPLFIRMAWHSAGTYRTGDGRGGASTGNQRFAPLNSWPDNGNLDKARRLLWPVKKKYGNALSWGDLMVLAGNCAIESMGGKVFGFGGGRTDIFEPEEDIYWGAEGEWLATSDKENSRYSGERNLENPLAAVQMGLIYVNPEGPDGNPDPVASGHDIRETFTRMGVDDAETVALVAGGHTFGKAHGAGDPIYVGPEPEAGDMADMGFGWKNTHESGMGAHATTSGIEGAWKPNPTTWDMGFFDVLFGNEWRLTKSPAGAQQWTPKDCKPEHMVEDAHDPSKKHPPMMTTADLAMRFDEKYEKISRRFHANPEEFAEAFSRAWFKLTHRDMGPKVRYLGKDVPSEDLIWQDPVPAVDHPLIDADDIAQLKSDLLGSGLSVSQLVSTAWASASTFRGSDNRGGANGARIRLAPQRSWEVNQPAELSKVLDVLEGVQATFNNAQSGGKRVSLADLIVLGGCAAVEQAASEGGHNIDVPFHPGRMDATAEQTDTDSFAVLEPVVDGFRNYMQAEYSIPAEKLLVDRAQLMGLNAPEMTVLVGGLRVLGANTGGSSHGVLTDRVGTLSNDFFANLLDMNIGWASSNESQTEFEGKDRKTGAVKWTGTRADLVFGSSSQLRSIAEVYGQDDAGPRFIRDFVAAWSKVMDADRFDLA, from the coding sequence ATGGACGGCGACATCAAATGCCCTTTTGCAATGCAGAAACCAGTCACGAACCGCGACTGGTGGCCAGAGCAACTGAACCTGAAAGTGCTGCATCAGCACGGCCGCACCCCCGATCCGTTGGGTGACGATTTCAATTATGCCGAGGCGTTCAAAACCCTTGATCTGGACGCGGTAAAGCAAGACCTTTTCGCTCTGATGACGGACAGTCAGGACTGGTGGCCTGCGGATTACGGCCATTACGGCCCGCTCTTTATCCGCATGGCGTGGCATAGTGCCGGCACCTATCGCACCGGCGACGGGCGCGGCGGTGCATCGACCGGTAACCAGCGGTTTGCACCGCTTAACAGCTGGCCTGACAACGGCAACCTCGACAAGGCGCGCCGCCTGCTGTGGCCGGTCAAGAAGAAATACGGTAACGCGCTGAGCTGGGGTGACCTGATGGTTCTGGCGGGCAATTGCGCCATCGAATCAATGGGCGGCAAGGTCTTTGGCTTTGGCGGCGGCCGGACTGATATCTTTGAACCCGAAGAAGACATCTATTGGGGTGCAGAGGGCGAGTGGCTGGCCACGTCCGACAAGGAAAACAGCCGCTATTCCGGCGAGCGCAATCTGGAAAACCCGCTGGCCGCCGTGCAGATGGGCCTGATCTACGTCAACCCCGAAGGCCCGGACGGTAACCCCGATCCGGTCGCATCCGGCCATGATATCCGCGAGACGTTCACGCGCATGGGTGTCGATGATGCCGAAACGGTTGCCCTGGTTGCGGGTGGTCACACCTTTGGCAAGGCGCATGGCGCAGGCGATCCGATCTATGTTGGTCCCGAGCCGGAAGCGGGTGACATGGCCGACATGGGGTTCGGTTGGAAGAACACCCATGAAAGCGGCATGGGTGCGCATGCCACCACATCCGGTATCGAAGGCGCGTGGAAGCCGAACCCGACAACGTGGGACATGGGCTTTTTCGATGTGTTGTTCGGCAATGAGTGGCGGCTGACCAAAAGCCCGGCAGGCGCACAGCAGTGGACGCCCAAGGATTGCAAGCCCGAGCATATGGTTGAAGACGCGCATGACCCGTCCAAGAAGCATCCGCCGATGATGACCACCGCCGATCTGGCGATGCGGTTTGACGAGAAATATGAAAAAATCTCGCGTCGTTTCCATGCCAACCCTGAAGAATTCGCCGAAGCCTTTTCCCGCGCGTGGTTCAAGCTGACCCATCGCGACATGGGACCGAAGGTACGTTATCTGGGCAAGGATGTGCCGTCAGAAGACCTGATCTGGCAGGACCCGGTCCCGGCTGTCGATCACCCGTTGATCGACGCGGACGATATCGCACAACTGAAATCCGATCTGCTTGGCAGTGGTCTGAGCGTGTCGCAGTTGGTCAGCACCGCATGGGCATCGGCCTCGACCTTCCGCGGGTCCGACAACCGGGGTGGTGCGAATGGCGCGCGTATCCGTCTGGCACCTCAGCGGAGCTGGGAGGTTAACCAGCCTGCCGAGCTGTCCAAGGTTCTGGATGTGCTGGAAGGCGTGCAAGCGACCTTTAACAATGCTCAATCGGGGGGCAAGCGCGTGTCGCTGGCCGATCTTATCGTGCTGGGCGGATGTGCCGCGGTCGAACAGGCCGCCAGCGAAGGTGGCCACAACATCGACGTGCCGTTCCATCCGGGTCGCATGGATGCGACTGCGGAACAGACCGACACTGACAGCTTTGCCGTGCTGGAGCCGGTCGTCGACGGGTTCCGCAATTACATGCAGGCAGAATACAGCATACCGGCGGAAAAGCTGCTGGTTGATCGTGCCCAACTGATGGGGCTGAACGCCCCCGAAATGACCGTACTGGTCGGCGGATTGCGGGTGCTGGGCGCCAACACGGGCGGATCGAGCCACGGCGTTCTTACCGACCGTGTCGGCACGCTGAGCAATGACTTCTTTGCCAACCTGCTGGACATGAACATCGGCTGGGCGTCGTCCAACGAGTCGCAGACCGAATTCGAGGGCAAAGATCGCAAGACCGGTGCTGTCAAATGGACCGGCACCCGTGCCGATCTGGTATTTGGCTCCAGCTCGCAACTGCGGTCGATTGCCGAGGTCTATGGTCAGGACGATGCAGGGCCGCGCTTTATCCGCGATTTCGTTGCCGCGTGGTCCAAGGTGATGGATGCAGATCGGTTCGATCTGGCCTAA
- the lpxD gene encoding UDP-3-O-(3-hydroxymyristoyl)glucosamine N-acyltransferase, with product MAYTIKEIAQALGATALGACDIEIDRVAEPAEAGPRDLALATKPAYAEALPKGRAVAAILWEGADWQALGLKAAILPPRPRFAMSALTAMMDPGEGWEDGIHPSAVIDPSAELGARVHVGPLAVIGARARIGDDTRIGPHVSIGADATIGANGQIREGARIAARVRIGARVIIHPGAVLGGDGFSFVTAEVSAAEKVRETLGDQSEAKAQPYSRIHSLGSVRIGDEVEIGANTVIDRGTIRDTVIGDRTKLDAAVMIGHNCVVGTDTLICGMVGLAGSVTVGNHVVLGGRAAVADNTFIGDRAIIGGGSGVISNVPAGRAMMGYPAVKMDSHVEMYKGMRRLTRLFADVAEIKKAVFKPKQSD from the coding sequence ATGGCCTATACGATTAAAGAGATTGCGCAGGCACTCGGGGCGACAGCCTTGGGTGCCTGTGACATTGAAATCGACCGCGTCGCAGAGCCGGCAGAGGCCGGACCGCGCGACTTGGCGCTGGCCACCAAACCCGCCTATGCCGAGGCGCTGCCAAAGGGGCGCGCAGTGGCGGCGATCCTCTGGGAAGGGGCCGATTGGCAGGCGTTGGGGCTGAAGGCCGCGATTCTACCGCCGCGTCCTCGCTTCGCCATGTCAGCACTCACCGCGATGATGGACCCCGGAGAGGGCTGGGAGGATGGCATTCATCCCTCTGCGGTCATTGATCCCAGCGCCGAACTGGGCGCGCGCGTTCATGTTGGGCCACTGGCCGTTATCGGCGCGCGGGCGCGTATCGGTGACGATACCCGGATTGGCCCGCATGTCAGCATCGGGGCGGATGCGACAATCGGCGCGAATGGCCAAATCCGCGAAGGCGCACGTATCGCGGCGCGTGTACGTATCGGCGCGCGTGTGATCATCCACCCCGGCGCGGTTCTGGGGGGGGACGGGTTCAGCTTTGTCACCGCCGAGGTATCGGCCGCCGAAAAGGTCCGCGAAACACTGGGCGATCAGAGCGAGGCAAAAGCACAGCCTTACTCTCGTATTCACAGTCTTGGATCGGTCCGGATCGGTGACGAGGTTGAGATTGGGGCGAATACGGTGATCGATCGCGGCACGATCCGCGATACGGTCATCGGGGACCGAACCAAACTCGACGCAGCCGTGATGATCGGTCATAATTGTGTCGTCGGGACAGATACCCTGATTTGCGGCATGGTCGGGCTGGCGGGGTCGGTGACGGTCGGCAATCACGTGGTTCTGGGTGGACGTGCGGCGGTGGCTGACAACACCTTTATCGGGGATCGAGCGATCATCGGCGGCGGCTCTGGCGTGATCAGCAATGTGCCCGCAGGGCGCGCGATGATGGGGTATCCGGCGGTAAAAATGGATAGCCATGTGGAGATGTACAAAGGCATGCGACGTCTGACGCGTCTTTTTGCTGACGTGGCGGAGATCAAGAAAGCGGTTTTCAAGCCAAAGCAGAGCGACTAA
- a CDS encoding VIT1/CCC1 transporter family protein → MMDWQSHRREAHNLSHLQEYLKQIVYGGNDGIVTTFAIVAGFAGAAADGVAQIGGLAVLVFGLANLFADATSMGLGEFLSLRSQHDLYHARRHSELREIATNPEHEQVELFMILQQRGLPAGEADTLADILTRHPPIMADLMMTYEFGMQDPADESPAVSGLFTFGSFLVFGAVPLVPYFLREPTQDTFYLSIAATLAALISLGLLRWSATGERLVRTVTETVLVGTVCALVAYGVGALVGG, encoded by the coding sequence ATGATGGACTGGCAGTCACACCGGCGCGAGGCCCATAACCTCAGCCACTTGCAAGAATACCTCAAGCAGATCGTCTATGGTGGCAATGATGGGATCGTGACGACCTTTGCCATCGTTGCAGGCTTTGCCGGGGCGGCGGCGGACGGGGTAGCGCAGATCGGTGGGCTGGCTGTGTTGGTTTTTGGCCTCGCCAACCTCTTTGCCGACGCAACCAGCATGGGCTTGGGCGAATTTTTATCCTTGCGGTCGCAACACGATCTGTACCACGCCCGCCGTCATAGTGAATTGCGCGAGATCGCCACGAACCCCGAGCACGAACAGGTCGAACTGTTTATGATTCTGCAACAGCGTGGGCTGCCAGCGGGTGAGGCAGATACGCTGGCGGATATTCTGACCCGACACCCGCCGATTATGGCCGATCTGATGATGACCTACGAATTCGGCATGCAGGATCCGGCGGACGAAAGCCCCGCGGTCAGCGGCTTGTTCACTTTTGGATCGTTTCTTGTGTTCGGGGCTGTGCCTTTGGTCCCCTATTTTTTGCGTGAACCCACGCAAGACACCTTTTATCTGTCGATCGCCGCGACGCTCGCGGCGTTGATTTCGCTGGGCCTGCTACGGTGGAGTGCAACGGGTGAGCGGCTGGTTCGCACCGTCACCGAGACGGTGTTGGTCGGCACTGTTTGCGCGTTGGTGGCCTACGGGGTTGGGGCATTGGTCGGTGGCTGA
- a CDS encoding LysR substrate-binding domain-containing protein, protein MNITLRQLSYFRALAAQRHFGRAAEMVSISQPALSVQIREMEAQLGQPLVERRARHAILTPFGRLILNHAERVHAEMQSLEEAARWQGGLSGRLRLGMIPTIAPYILPGTLEALRSHDISMDVQIHESKTERLIADLSDGALDAAVMALPVEADGLHAIPLFEDRFLLAGSNARLQALGAGVEALRPDGLGDAQLLLLEDGHCLTDQALDLCGRGRQHAQIDMAASSLATLTRLVAAGFGLTLMPELAAMTETRSTSGVHLMRFAGPEPGREIALVHRMATRTEGWLDQLAGVLARVGSALIEDVRITTPEL, encoded by the coding sequence ATGAACATCACACTTCGCCAACTTAGCTATTTTCGCGCGCTGGCCGCGCAGCGCCATTTTGGCCGCGCCGCCGAGATGGTCAGCATCTCGCAACCCGCATTGTCTGTGCAAATCCGCGAGATGGAGGCACAACTGGGCCAACCTCTGGTCGAGCGGCGCGCGCGCCACGCGATACTGACGCCTTTCGGGCGGTTGATCCTGAACCATGCAGAGCGCGTCCATGCAGAAATGCAAAGCCTTGAGGAAGCAGCGCGTTGGCAGGGCGGGCTGTCGGGGCGGTTGCGACTTGGGATGATTCCGACGATTGCACCCTATATCCTGCCCGGCACGCTAGAGGCGTTGCGCAGCCATGACATCTCGATGGACGTGCAGATTCACGAATCCAAAACCGAACGATTGATCGCCGATCTGTCGGATGGCGCGTTGGATGCCGCAGTCATGGCCTTGCCGGTCGAGGCCGACGGGTTGCATGCGATTCCGCTTTTTGAGGATCGGTTCTTGCTGGCTGGCAGCAACGCACGGCTTCAGGCTCTCGGGGCAGGGGTAGAGGCGCTGCGCCCCGATGGTCTGGGCGATGCGCAGTTGTTGCTCTTGGAGGATGGTCATTGCCTCACTGATCAGGCGCTGGACCTGTGCGGTCGCGGCAGGCAACATGCGCAGATCGACATGGCGGCCTCGTCGCTTGCAACACTTACGCGACTGGTAGCAGCGGGATTCGGCCTGACCTTGATGCCGGAACTGGCGGCAATGACAGAAACGCGGTCAACATCAGGTGTGCACCTCATGCGGTTCGCCGGGCCAGAGCCGGGTCGAGAGATTGCACTGGTTCACCGTATGGCGACCCGGACAGAGGGCTGGCTGGATCAACTGGCCGGGGTTTTGGCGCGCGTTGGCAGCGCGCTGATCGAGGACGTGCGCATCACCACACCAGAGCTATGA